ATCCATAGAGTTGAGAATTTCCCCATCGCCATTTTTTCCCAAAAATGTCACCAGCAATTTCAGCGCTTCCAAATGGCTATATTCGACACACAAATGCAAAACTGTATCACCACAGTTCGTTTTCGCTCGAACTGACTCAGGACAAGCACCGATTAACCTCTCTATAACCTCGACCCGTCCTCTCATAGCGGCTAAATGAAGAGGGATTCTTCCATTTTGGTCAGCAACTAAGCAGATTCCCGCGTTGATACTCAATAAAACATCGAcacactaccacataagtcatTTTCGGCAACAGTAGATAAATATTGCATAATGTACAAAAACCGTTGCCGTAAGTCTACTGCAACGGTTTTAAATCAGCTACATTTGCGGCCGTTGCAATAGGTTTTAATAACTATTGCAACAAGTTTTTTAATCTATAGTAATAGAAATAAAACCGTTGCAATTAATAGCAAAGGCAGCAGTTTTAAACCTCTTCTGTAAAAGTTGAATAATGTAGTTTACGCAACAATCTTTTTTATAAAGCAACGGTTTATAAAGTATTTTACTTATATATACTATTTGCAATGGTTTGACTAAAATTTTAAGCAACAATTTATATAGAAAAGACAACGGTTTTTATTTGAGGAACCGAAATTAAAAACTGGATTATTCGATAAATTTAGAACCAGAAAACATTCACTAAAATTGAAAACATAAGATagtcactaaaattcgaaaacggaaaatatttaaaatgtgtaaatataaatcggaggcGATAGATGCAAAAAGATAATTAGAtatttccctaattgttgcgatataattattctaaatctattttttaaaataaaaatataaattatggggttatttgacccaaaaatgaagagttttggggttagtcgctcaaaaaagtataaattgggttggatgaccccgtgtcacaagttcagggggcgcgttgaccctttgttcatacTACTATATAACAAAATCCATCAACACATATTATATTCCACTTGATTAAAGATTATTCAAATTAACATTCGAATTAGATTtgcaaaatgattttttcataTAGTTAAACATATAATTTGGTATAACATAATAAAAAGCAACAGTTTAAAAGTGTTGTTAAATTCAGTCAACTGTTGTATATTCGTAAGCTAATGCAACCGTTTTCCATATATGCTGCCTTATGTTGTAAATTTTAGAGTTTTGTTAATTTCTGTGCAACGGTTTTAACTGTAACCTTTCTGTTGCCTTATATGTACTATTGCAACAGTATTGATAGTGTTGCTATGTtagtgttgctgaaagtgacATATGTGGTAGTGACAATCTCTGAATTTCCTTCAGCAGAAGCCAAATGAAGAGGAGATTGTCCTTGAGAGTTCAACTCAGCTGCGAGATTCGGCTTCTGATTGAGAAGAGATGCAGCAAAATCGACATAGCCGAGCAAGCAGGATATGTGCAAGGGAGTTTGAGTGAAGGCTGAGAGTGAAATTCTGTGGAGAATGAGTGGATCTTTTTGAAGTAAAATGTTTAGAGTAGATGTGTCAAACTTCATTGATGCTTCATATAGGTTCTTTATGTCATCTTCTTCTGACCGCATTTTATTATTGTAGCGCTTCTGTTAAGGTCGTGAGATCAAATTTTTTCGAAAAAAACCACCAAATTTTGTTCTtcccaaatatatataaaaagaaagtcCAGTAACTTGATTCACAAGCAAAATAGAAGAAACTGTATTATTTGACTATTCACCAATCTTGGCGTGTAAAGAATTGCTTGGGTAATTTTCACTCGGTTTCTAGTTCTTCACCAAAATTCTTTTATTTCTATTTGTAACCATAAATATTATGACTTTTAAATAAGATAATCCAAACATGTTTGCTTTCTCTTTAAAAACTCTTCAACAAATTTTTTCTTAGAAAATAATAAGTGactttaaaattgatttaacaTATGTAAAGTAGTTACAAGTGAGATAGATCTGTAACTAGTCTTTAAAATCCCGAAATTTATTCTTCAGGAAATTCCATATAAAATAGTTTATGGATTCCTTccaattttcttattttatattaaaatgtttACCTATGAGAAGCAGGCCCTGACTCTTTGAATTTTTAGCCACTTGTTTAACAAATATTGAGGAATTGATAAACGAACGGTAACTAGTATAAGACTATAAGTTGTCTCTAACGATCTAATTTCTCCTTTTGCTGCAAACATCTCACTCTAATCTCCATAATCATGTGTTGTTATACctgaaaaacaataaatattgcAAGGAATAATAGAATTCAAAATAATATGCATAAATAATACCAACTACATAGATACAATcattgaatttgaaaactgtttcGAACTTGGTTATCAAATCAAATCAGATGATGAGCGTCTCCATTGATGTACATGCATCACTTATAAACATGGCAAAAATAATCTCATAAAAAAGGAGCAATGACCTTTTGAAGGAGGACGTTTAACTTAACGGGAGAGAACAAAAACCCCACAAATGAggatttattttacaaatttgcTTCTAGTTCTCTGTTAATTATACTTTGAATCGCTACATTGCTGTAAGAACATGAGCATCGGAACAACAAATGAAGAATTAAAAACTGACTCGCAATTTACGAACCTGAACCAACCTCAAACAAACATTCATGCACAAAAAACACACACACAACACAAGCCATGTAACTCAACAGAGATCTGTTTCAAAAACTCGACGACAAAGATAAGAACTGGTCTTACTTTCAATGCAGCAAAACCGAAATGTAATCACCTACAGCGTTAATAATCTATGACCGCAATCAAATTTTCCGCAACTAAACTTTCATCTGAAGGATGAAATGTCCGTTTTTGCACAATATGAGAACATGAGCATGCCGATCATACTACTAAGGCCTACCTACGGAGCAGTCAAGCTTAAAACCTATGACTTCAACCTCAAAACTACTACATAATCCGCTCAGACAGATATATTTTTTCCTAAGGATTAggcaaaataatattttgtgcaTATGACATAGATCCGTTATTCGCAGCACCCTCAATCCCAAGGATTGAAGTAATCATGTTGTAAATATGAACATTCTCAAAAGACGGAACCTTCCGGCCCCTAGCGAACCGAGGACCATGACCAATAAAGATACTTCTCATAGAGAAAACAACATTGTCATAACCATGGGCGCCTCCACACTCTTGTCGACTTCTTTTCGTCTGTTCCACCTTAAAAGCCTCGTCAATAATCCCTACTATCGGCGTAATCCTATCACTTGATGCATAATGAAGCCTTTTAGGCAGATCTTTCTTAAGATACACCTTCAAATGCTTTCCGTTTTTAACTTTTCCGGACTTCAACCCTTTATTCATCTTGGCAACAACATGCGATGAAGGTACACCTGAAGGTGGACGAATCGCAAGCAAAGGCGTATAGGAGTGAACCCAATCAGCTGGAATTCGTATCCAAGGAGCTAAATCATCTAAAAATATCAACTTTTTACCGCATGTACCGACCATACCGTGATCACCAACCATAATAACATTAACATCGTCGAAAACGCCTCTCTTCTCTAATCCGTTAATCAACTTCCCAATCATTCTATCAATTCTAGCTACAGCTTGAGTTACCCGAGGATCATCAGGACCCACTTTATGACCCTGATGATCAGGGTCCTCAAAATACAATGTCATGAACACAGGAATATCATGACTAGGCAAATCAAAATAACTCAAAATCTTAGCAACTCTATCCTCAAATGGAACAGAAGCATTATAAAACCTACAATAATTATCAGGACAATTCCAGGAACCTTTATGCACGTCAGACCCGGGCCAAAAACAAGTAGCAGCTTTGAACCCATTATTAGCCGCAGTCTCCCAAAGTGGCTCACCGAGCCACCACTTGGGTTCATGGCTAGCCATATTAAAATTCTCACCAGTGTCGGGATCAATAAAATGGTTATCAATAATTCCGTGATAAGCAGGGTAAAGACCGGTTACAATAGAGTAATGATTAGGAAAAGTGAGTGTAGGAAACACAGGAATCAAACCGGTTTCAGCTTCCGTGCCATCGTTGATAAGACGGTGGATATTTGGCGTTGGAGTCTTCCATTGGTAACCAAATCGGAATCCATCTGAAGATATCAAAAGAACTACTGGATGCTTAAGCTTTTTCAACGAACGCGATGTCGTGGAGAGAGCAATGCAAGTGATGAGGAGAAGTGAGATGAGGATGATAGTTGAATCCATAAGCTTGATTTTTGCACACAGAAATAAGATTCAAACTATATTTAAGTTTTTTGAATTAAGAAAGGATCATTTTTTT
This window of the Mercurialis annua linkage group LG5, ddMerAnnu1.2, whole genome shotgun sequence genome carries:
- the LOC126680750 gene encoding ankyrin repeat-containing protein BDA1-like — translated: MRSEEDDIKNLYEASMKFDTSTLNILLQKDPLILHRISLSAFTQTPLHISCLLGYVDFAASLLNQKPNLAAELNSQGQSPLHLASAEGNSEIVTTTYVTFSNTNIATLSILLQYECFLCVDVLLSINAGICLVADQNGRIPLHLAAMRGRVEVIERLIGACPESVRAKTNCGDTVLHLCVEYSHLEALKLLVTFLGKNGDGEILNSMDDDGNNILQLAVIMKQVETIKYLLSVPKIKVEANTLSSIFKEHPTNLKDYPSQQDSNNSENGGDWLEKSRGNLMVVATVIAGMAFQAAINPPGGVWE
- the LOC126682666 gene encoding uncharacterized protein LOC126682666, translated to MDSTIILISLLLITCIALSTTSRSLKKLKHPVVLLISSDGFRFGYQWKTPTPNIHRLINDGTEAETGLIPVFPTLTFPNHYSIVTGLYPAYHGIIDNHFIDPDTGENFNMASHEPKWWLGEPLWETAANNGFKAATCFWPGSDVHKGSWNCPDNYCRFYNASVPFEDRVAKILSYFDLPSHDIPVFMTLYFEDPDHQGHKVGPDDPRVTQAVARIDRMIGKLINGLEKRGVFDDVNVIMVGDHGMVGTCGKKLIFLDDLAPWIRIPADWVHSYTPLLAIRPPSGVPSSHVVAKMNKGLKSGKVKNGKHLKVYLKKDLPKRLHYASSDRITPIVGIIDEAFKVEQTKRSRQECGGAHGYDNVVFSMRSIFIGHGPRFARGRKVPSFENVHIYNMITSILGIEGAANNGSMSYAQNIILPNP